From a region of the Tachysurus fulvidraco isolate hzauxx_2018 chromosome 5, HZAU_PFXX_2.0, whole genome shotgun sequence genome:
- the eif4enif1 gene encoding eukaryotic translation initiation factor 4E transporter isoform X5, with protein sequence MVLGVSRTEAILLPSASVMEKDACIEEQENGNKIIHTVKTSLPTSAYRYTKEELLEIKELPISNERPECLSQKYDSDGVWDPEKWHASLYPSECDLPGEGYKRDYAEDRPPLKRRIADPRERIKEDDLEVVLSPQRRSFGGGCQVAPAALTRRPISPLENKENESLRLGGTRRIGSGRIMAARGFERDIRVDKERDRERERDFKDKRFRRDFGDKRVFSERRRNDSYAEEEPEWFSGGPTSQSETIELIGFDDKVLEDDKRKPKRSRKRTESIKEVECNGGLSEEAQVVQERVADQEVPHPDILPEQTAGDFDFNEFFNLEKTMPGLASMIEDVLGEGPVTASRFSRWFNSNQSPSGSRSSSLRSTPHEELEKLADPSSSSPSQGPTPYFTPIHLEERREKVDILELLHKAKIDVKPLLTSLNANKARLKESTNTGVVLSLEEVESGLKGLKVQSGQSQPATRQLQAQGRGTPFMAEHLEEALTGGTGVMARPRDPDMSAFNKLVSSMKLQHSADPAILSTLNEAQVPAIQQKNIFQELLGVRGAPRAGSPLLSGLLANPEAAPAPAPGLLHQRGSSPPLFYAGMQTGTGFTVGPQQILGDQITELHRALSPGHTSQQVFQLRALSMGMDQAESDALMFQQDLALHARQYQQGYNKHIHDKAFRNRPTRISRSPGPHLPGRNSPVTAVTSMLSPSFTPTSVIKKMYESKEKSKDEPMSRPGSKEDTANSQEDSPSPNSFLDGVDSGGPQAGGIKACSTPVSAQNRHSKEAERARPSSTTGHHTPAMLSPGSSSYPRPIYPVPILSHVPLVRPPPPQLHPGVVQRMIAHSIQPQQLGPALLQTGIFPQTVDLAQLQGLPPALLGQPLYPLGTTGHPLIPPRAAGPHMQLAVMQQFQQQQRPNIHMVPTGTPQSQSHSTHRTTHSQRRAGSPPLGLAKWFGSDVLQQPLPSMPSKVISVDELEFRQ encoded by the exons GTGCTTGGAGTGTCCAGGACAGAAGCCATTCTTTTGCCTTCTGCCTCAGTCATGGAAAAAGATGCCTGTATAGAGGAGCaggaaaatggaaataaaattatCCACACTGTGAAGACTTCTCTACCGACTTCTGCTTATAGATACACAAAG GAGGAGCTTTTGGAAATCAAAGAGCTACCAATTTCCAATGAGAGACCAGAATGCCTGTCTCAGAAATATGACAG tGATGGGGTGTGGGATCCTGAAAAATGGCATGCGTCACTGTATCCCTCAGAATGTGACTTACCAGGGGAGGGATACAAGAGAGACTATGCTGAGGATAGACCTCCACTAAAACGTAGAATTGCTG ACCCACGAGAGCGAATTAAAGAGGATGATTTGGAGGTAGTTCTTAGCCCCCAGCGCCGTAGTTTTGGAGGTGGTTGCCAGGTAGCACCTGCTGCCCTGACTCGGCGTCCAATCAGCCCTCTTGAGAACAAAGAGAATGAGTCTCTTCGTCTTGGGGGCACACGGCGAATTGGAAGTGGTCGCATCATGGCGGCGCGTGGGTTTGAGAGGGATATTCGGGTGGACAAAGAAAGGGACCGTGAAAGAGAACGTGACTTCAAGGATAAGAGATTCAGG AGGGACTTTGGTGACAAAAGAGTGTTTAGCGAGAGGAGAAGGAATGACTCTTATGCTGAAGAGGAGCCAGAATGGTTTTCTGGTGGACCCACAAGCCAGTCAGAAACCATTGAGCTTATTGGCTTTGATGACAAAGTCTTGGAGGATGATAAACGAAAACCCAAGCGCTCGAGAAAGAGGACAGAGTCTATAAAAGAag TTGAGTGCAATGGTGGTCTTTCTGAGGAGGCACAGGTGGTCCAAGAGCGAGTAGCTGATCAGGAGGTACCTCATCCAGACATTCTACCTGAACAAACAGCTGGGGACTTTGACTTCAATGAGTTCTTTAATCTGGAGAAGACCATGCCTGGCTTGGCTTCG ATGATCGAGGACGTACTTGGTGAAGGGCCAGTCACAGCCAGTCGGTTCAGCCGTTGGTTCAACAGTAATCAGAGTCCTTCTGGTAGCCGCTCCAGCAGCTTGCGCTCCACCCCACACGAAGAGCTTGAGAAACTAGCAG ATCCATCCAGTAGTAGTCCTAGTCAGGGCCCTACACCCTATTTCACACCAATTCACTTGGAGGAGCGGAGAGAGAAGGTGGACATCTTGGAGCTGCTCCATAAAGCCAAAATTGATGTTAAACCCCTTCTGACAAGCTTAAATGCAAACAAGGCTCGTCTAAAGGAGAGCA CTAACACTGGGGTGGTGTTGTCTTTGGAGGAAGTGGAGAGTGGTTTAAAGGGACTGAAAGTTCAAAGTGGGCAGTCTCAGCCAGCCACCAGGCAGCTGCAGGCTCAGGGCAGAGGAACTCCTTTCATGGCCGAGCACCTGGAAGAAGCTCTTACAGGAGGCACTGGAGTTATGGCCCGGCCCCGTGATCCTGACATGTCTGCGTTCAACAAGCTGGTGAGCAGTATGAAG CTGCAGCATTCTGCAGATCCTGCCATCCTGAGCACCCTAAATGAGGCACAGGTACCGGCCATACAGCAGAAGAATATATTCCAG GAGTTGTTGGGTGTTCGGGGAGCTCCACGGGCAGGTTCTCCACTGTTGAGTGGTCTGTTAGCAAACCCTGAAGCTGCCCCTGCTCCAGCACCTGGCCTTTTGCATCAGCGTGGCTCCTCACCACCCCTCTTCTATGCAGGCATGCAGACAGGAACAG GCTTCACTGTTGGCCCACAGCAAATTCTGGGAGACCAAATTACTGAGCTGCACAGAGCTTTAAGTCCAGGCCACACCTCACAGCAG GTTTTTCAGTTGAGGGCACTGTCTATGGGAATGGACCAGGCAGAATCAGATGCGCTAATGTTCCAGCAGGATCTGGCGTTACATGCTCGCCAATACCAGCAAGGATACAACAAACATATCCATGATAAGGCCTTCCGGAACAG GCCAACAAGGATTAGTAGATCCCCTGGGCCTCACCTGCCAGGCAGGAATTCCCCTGTCACTGCAGTCACTAGTATG cTGTCTCCATCTTTCACTCCAACCTCTGTGATTAAAAAGATGTACGAGTCAAAGGAGAAGAGTAAAGATGAGCCAATGAGTAGGCCGGGAAGCAAAGAAGACACGGCAAACTCACAGGAAG ACAGTCCTTCCCCTAACTCCTTCCTTGATGGTGTGGACAGTGGTGGGCCTCAAGCTGGTGGCATAAAAGCCTGTTCCACCCCTGTATCTGCCCAGAATCGCCACTCGAAAGAGGCTGAGCGAGCCAGGCCTAGCTCCACCACAGGGCATCACACTCCTGCTATGCTGTCCCCAGGGTCCTCCTCTTACCCCAGACCCATTTATCCAGTACCGATTTTGTCTCACGTTCCCTTGGTTAGGCCTCCACCACCACAACTGCATCCTGGTGTAGTACAGAGGATGATTGCCCATAGCATTCAGCCCCAGCAGCTTGGACCTGCACTCTTACAAACAG GAATTTTCCCCCAGACTGTAGATCTGGCTCAGCTGCAGGGTCTGCCTCCTGCTCTCTTGGGCCAGCCTCTGTATCCACTGGGCACTACAGGACACCCACTAATTCCCCCCAGAGCTGCTGGACCACACATGCAGTTAGCAGTCATGCAACAATTCCAACAGCAGCAGAGACCTA ATATACACATGGTACCCACTGGAACCCCACAGTCACAGAGccacagcacacacaggacAACCCACTCTCAGCGGCGAGCAGGGAGTCCACCTCTAGGCCTGGCTAAGTGGTTTGGCTCAGATGTGCTACAGCAACCCCTGCCCTCAATGCCTTCTAAAGTAATCAGTGTTGATGAATTGGAGTTCCGCCAGTGA
- the eif4enif1 gene encoding eukaryotic translation initiation factor 4E transporter isoform X4, producing the protein MVLGVSRTEAILLPSASVMEKDACIEEQENGNKIIHTVKTSLPTSAYRYTKEELLEIKELPISNERPECLSQKYDSDGVWDPEKWHASLYPSECDLPGEGYKRDYAEDRPPLKRRIADPRERIKEDDLEVVLSPQRRSFGGGCQVAPAALTRRPISPLENKENESLRLGGTRRIGSGRIMAARGFERDIRVDKERDRERERDFKDKRFRRDFGDKRVFSERRRNDSYAEEEPEWFSGGPTSQSETIELIGFDDKVLEDDKRKPKRSRKRTESIKEVECNGGLSEEAQVVQERVADQEVPHPDILPEQTAGDFDFNEFFNLEKTMPGLASMIEDVLGEGPVTASRFSRWFNSNQSPSGSRSSSLRSTPHEELEKLADPSSSSPSQGPTPYFTPIHLEERREKVDILELLHKAKIDVKPLLTSLNANKARLKESTNTGVVLSLEEVESGLKGLKVQSGQSQPATRQLQAQGRGTPFMAEHLEEALTGGTGVMARPRDPDMSAFNKLVSSMKASGTLPTQPKASTSSLQHSADPAILSTLNEAQVPAIQQKNIFQELLGVRGAPRAGSPLLSGLLANPEAAPAPAPGLLHQRGSSPPLFYAGFTVGPQQILGDQITELHRALSPGHTSQQLRALSMGMDQAESDALMFQQDLALHARQYQQGYNKHIHDKAFRNRPTRISRSPGPHLPGRNSPVTAVTSMLSPSFTPTSVIKKMYESKEKSKDEPMSRPGSKEDTANSQEDSPSPNSFLDGVDSGGPQAGGIKACSTPVSAQNRHSKEAERARPSSTTGHHTPAMLSPGSSSYPRPIYPVPILSHVPLVRPPPPQLHPGVVQRMIAHSIQPQQLGPALLQTGIFPQTVDLAQLQGLPPALLGQPLYPLGTTGHPLIPPRAAGPHMQLAVMQQFQQQQRPNIHMVPTGTPQSQSHSTHRTTHSQRRAGSPPLGLAKWFGSDVLQQPLPSMPSKVISVDELEFRQ; encoded by the exons GTGCTTGGAGTGTCCAGGACAGAAGCCATTCTTTTGCCTTCTGCCTCAGTCATGGAAAAAGATGCCTGTATAGAGGAGCaggaaaatggaaataaaattatCCACACTGTGAAGACTTCTCTACCGACTTCTGCTTATAGATACACAAAG GAGGAGCTTTTGGAAATCAAAGAGCTACCAATTTCCAATGAGAGACCAGAATGCCTGTCTCAGAAATATGACAG tGATGGGGTGTGGGATCCTGAAAAATGGCATGCGTCACTGTATCCCTCAGAATGTGACTTACCAGGGGAGGGATACAAGAGAGACTATGCTGAGGATAGACCTCCACTAAAACGTAGAATTGCTG ACCCACGAGAGCGAATTAAAGAGGATGATTTGGAGGTAGTTCTTAGCCCCCAGCGCCGTAGTTTTGGAGGTGGTTGCCAGGTAGCACCTGCTGCCCTGACTCGGCGTCCAATCAGCCCTCTTGAGAACAAAGAGAATGAGTCTCTTCGTCTTGGGGGCACACGGCGAATTGGAAGTGGTCGCATCATGGCGGCGCGTGGGTTTGAGAGGGATATTCGGGTGGACAAAGAAAGGGACCGTGAAAGAGAACGTGACTTCAAGGATAAGAGATTCAGG AGGGACTTTGGTGACAAAAGAGTGTTTAGCGAGAGGAGAAGGAATGACTCTTATGCTGAAGAGGAGCCAGAATGGTTTTCTGGTGGACCCACAAGCCAGTCAGAAACCATTGAGCTTATTGGCTTTGATGACAAAGTCTTGGAGGATGATAAACGAAAACCCAAGCGCTCGAGAAAGAGGACAGAGTCTATAAAAGAag TTGAGTGCAATGGTGGTCTTTCTGAGGAGGCACAGGTGGTCCAAGAGCGAGTAGCTGATCAGGAGGTACCTCATCCAGACATTCTACCTGAACAAACAGCTGGGGACTTTGACTTCAATGAGTTCTTTAATCTGGAGAAGACCATGCCTGGCTTGGCTTCG ATGATCGAGGACGTACTTGGTGAAGGGCCAGTCACAGCCAGTCGGTTCAGCCGTTGGTTCAACAGTAATCAGAGTCCTTCTGGTAGCCGCTCCAGCAGCTTGCGCTCCACCCCACACGAAGAGCTTGAGAAACTAGCAG ATCCATCCAGTAGTAGTCCTAGTCAGGGCCCTACACCCTATTTCACACCAATTCACTTGGAGGAGCGGAGAGAGAAGGTGGACATCTTGGAGCTGCTCCATAAAGCCAAAATTGATGTTAAACCCCTTCTGACAAGCTTAAATGCAAACAAGGCTCGTCTAAAGGAGAGCA CTAACACTGGGGTGGTGTTGTCTTTGGAGGAAGTGGAGAGTGGTTTAAAGGGACTGAAAGTTCAAAGTGGGCAGTCTCAGCCAGCCACCAGGCAGCTGCAGGCTCAGGGCAGAGGAACTCCTTTCATGGCCGAGCACCTGGAAGAAGCTCTTACAGGAGGCACTGGAGTTATGGCCCGGCCCCGTGATCCTGACATGTCTGCGTTCAACAAGCTGGTGAGCAGTATGAAGGCAAGTGGAACCCTGCCCACCCAGCCCAAGGCCAGCACAAGCAGC CTGCAGCATTCTGCAGATCCTGCCATCCTGAGCACCCTAAATGAGGCACAGGTACCGGCCATACAGCAGAAGAATATATTCCAG GAGTTGTTGGGTGTTCGGGGAGCTCCACGGGCAGGTTCTCCACTGTTGAGTGGTCTGTTAGCAAACCCTGAAGCTGCCCCTGCTCCAGCACCTGGCCTTTTGCATCAGCGTGGCTCCTCACCACCCCTCTTCTATGCAG GCTTCACTGTTGGCCCACAGCAAATTCTGGGAGACCAAATTACTGAGCTGCACAGAGCTTTAAGTCCAGGCCACACCTCACAGCAG TTGAGGGCACTGTCTATGGGAATGGACCAGGCAGAATCAGATGCGCTAATGTTCCAGCAGGATCTGGCGTTACATGCTCGCCAATACCAGCAAGGATACAACAAACATATCCATGATAAGGCCTTCCGGAACAG GCCAACAAGGATTAGTAGATCCCCTGGGCCTCACCTGCCAGGCAGGAATTCCCCTGTCACTGCAGTCACTAGTATG cTGTCTCCATCTTTCACTCCAACCTCTGTGATTAAAAAGATGTACGAGTCAAAGGAGAAGAGTAAAGATGAGCCAATGAGTAGGCCGGGAAGCAAAGAAGACACGGCAAACTCACAGGAAG ACAGTCCTTCCCCTAACTCCTTCCTTGATGGTGTGGACAGTGGTGGGCCTCAAGCTGGTGGCATAAAAGCCTGTTCCACCCCTGTATCTGCCCAGAATCGCCACTCGAAAGAGGCTGAGCGAGCCAGGCCTAGCTCCACCACAGGGCATCACACTCCTGCTATGCTGTCCCCAGGGTCCTCCTCTTACCCCAGACCCATTTATCCAGTACCGATTTTGTCTCACGTTCCCTTGGTTAGGCCTCCACCACCACAACTGCATCCTGGTGTAGTACAGAGGATGATTGCCCATAGCATTCAGCCCCAGCAGCTTGGACCTGCACTCTTACAAACAG GAATTTTCCCCCAGACTGTAGATCTGGCTCAGCTGCAGGGTCTGCCTCCTGCTCTCTTGGGCCAGCCTCTGTATCCACTGGGCACTACAGGACACCCACTAATTCCCCCCAGAGCTGCTGGACCACACATGCAGTTAGCAGTCATGCAACAATTCCAACAGCAGCAGAGACCTA ATATACACATGGTACCCACTGGAACCCCACAGTCACAGAGccacagcacacacaggacAACCCACTCTCAGCGGCGAGCAGGGAGTCCACCTCTAGGCCTGGCTAAGTGGTTTGGCTCAGATGTGCTACAGCAACCCCTGCCCTCAATGCCTTCTAAAGTAATCAGTGTTGATGAATTGGAGTTCCGCCAGTGA
- the eif4enif1 gene encoding eukaryotic translation initiation factor 4E transporter isoform X3, translating to MVLGVSRTEAILLPSASVMEKDACIEEQENGNKIIHTVKTSLPTSAYRYTKEELLEIKELPISNERPECLSQKYDSDGVWDPEKWHASLYPSECDLPGEGYKRDYAEDRPPLKRRIADPRERIKEDDLEVVLSPQRRSFGGGCQVAPAALTRRPISPLENKENESLRLGGTRRIGSGRIMAARGFERDIRVDKERDRERERDFKDKRFRRDFGDKRVFSERRRNDSYAEEEPEWFSGGPTSQSETIELIGFDDKVLEDDKRKPKRSRKRTESIKEVECNGGLSEEAQVVQERVADQEVPHPDILPEQTAGDFDFNEFFNLEKTMPGLASMIEDVLGEGPVTASRFSRWFNSNQSPSGSRSSSLRSTPHEELEKLADPSSSSPSQGPTPYFTPIHLEERREKVDILELLHKAKIDVKPLLTSLNANKARLKESTNTGVVLSLEEVESGLKGLKVQSGQSQPATRQLQAQGRGTPFMAEHLEEALTGGTGVMARPRDPDMSAFNKLVSSMKASGTLPTQPKASTSSLQHSADPAILSTLNEAQVPAIQQKNIFQELLGVRGAPRAGSPLLSGLLANPEAAPAPAPGLLHQRGSSPPLFYAGFTVGPQQILGDQITELHRALSPGHTSQQVFQLRALSMGMDQAESDALMFQQDLALHARQYQQGYNKHIHDKAFRNRPTRISRSPGPHLPGRNSPVTAVTSMLSPSFTPTSVIKKMYESKEKSKDEPMSRPGSKEDTANSQEDSPSPNSFLDGVDSGGPQAGGIKACSTPVSAQNRHSKEAERARPSSTTGHHTPAMLSPGSSSYPRPIYPVPILSHVPLVRPPPPQLHPGVVQRMIAHSIQPQQLGPALLQTGIFPQTVDLAQLQGLPPALLGQPLYPLGTTGHPLIPPRAAGPHMQLAVMQQFQQQQRPNIHMVPTGTPQSQSHSTHRTTHSQRRAGSPPLGLAKWFGSDVLQQPLPSMPSKVISVDELEFRQ from the exons GTGCTTGGAGTGTCCAGGACAGAAGCCATTCTTTTGCCTTCTGCCTCAGTCATGGAAAAAGATGCCTGTATAGAGGAGCaggaaaatggaaataaaattatCCACACTGTGAAGACTTCTCTACCGACTTCTGCTTATAGATACACAAAG GAGGAGCTTTTGGAAATCAAAGAGCTACCAATTTCCAATGAGAGACCAGAATGCCTGTCTCAGAAATATGACAG tGATGGGGTGTGGGATCCTGAAAAATGGCATGCGTCACTGTATCCCTCAGAATGTGACTTACCAGGGGAGGGATACAAGAGAGACTATGCTGAGGATAGACCTCCACTAAAACGTAGAATTGCTG ACCCACGAGAGCGAATTAAAGAGGATGATTTGGAGGTAGTTCTTAGCCCCCAGCGCCGTAGTTTTGGAGGTGGTTGCCAGGTAGCACCTGCTGCCCTGACTCGGCGTCCAATCAGCCCTCTTGAGAACAAAGAGAATGAGTCTCTTCGTCTTGGGGGCACACGGCGAATTGGAAGTGGTCGCATCATGGCGGCGCGTGGGTTTGAGAGGGATATTCGGGTGGACAAAGAAAGGGACCGTGAAAGAGAACGTGACTTCAAGGATAAGAGATTCAGG AGGGACTTTGGTGACAAAAGAGTGTTTAGCGAGAGGAGAAGGAATGACTCTTATGCTGAAGAGGAGCCAGAATGGTTTTCTGGTGGACCCACAAGCCAGTCAGAAACCATTGAGCTTATTGGCTTTGATGACAAAGTCTTGGAGGATGATAAACGAAAACCCAAGCGCTCGAGAAAGAGGACAGAGTCTATAAAAGAag TTGAGTGCAATGGTGGTCTTTCTGAGGAGGCACAGGTGGTCCAAGAGCGAGTAGCTGATCAGGAGGTACCTCATCCAGACATTCTACCTGAACAAACAGCTGGGGACTTTGACTTCAATGAGTTCTTTAATCTGGAGAAGACCATGCCTGGCTTGGCTTCG ATGATCGAGGACGTACTTGGTGAAGGGCCAGTCACAGCCAGTCGGTTCAGCCGTTGGTTCAACAGTAATCAGAGTCCTTCTGGTAGCCGCTCCAGCAGCTTGCGCTCCACCCCACACGAAGAGCTTGAGAAACTAGCAG ATCCATCCAGTAGTAGTCCTAGTCAGGGCCCTACACCCTATTTCACACCAATTCACTTGGAGGAGCGGAGAGAGAAGGTGGACATCTTGGAGCTGCTCCATAAAGCCAAAATTGATGTTAAACCCCTTCTGACAAGCTTAAATGCAAACAAGGCTCGTCTAAAGGAGAGCA CTAACACTGGGGTGGTGTTGTCTTTGGAGGAAGTGGAGAGTGGTTTAAAGGGACTGAAAGTTCAAAGTGGGCAGTCTCAGCCAGCCACCAGGCAGCTGCAGGCTCAGGGCAGAGGAACTCCTTTCATGGCCGAGCACCTGGAAGAAGCTCTTACAGGAGGCACTGGAGTTATGGCCCGGCCCCGTGATCCTGACATGTCTGCGTTCAACAAGCTGGTGAGCAGTATGAAGGCAAGTGGAACCCTGCCCACCCAGCCCAAGGCCAGCACAAGCAGC CTGCAGCATTCTGCAGATCCTGCCATCCTGAGCACCCTAAATGAGGCACAGGTACCGGCCATACAGCAGAAGAATATATTCCAG GAGTTGTTGGGTGTTCGGGGAGCTCCACGGGCAGGTTCTCCACTGTTGAGTGGTCTGTTAGCAAACCCTGAAGCTGCCCCTGCTCCAGCACCTGGCCTTTTGCATCAGCGTGGCTCCTCACCACCCCTCTTCTATGCAG GCTTCACTGTTGGCCCACAGCAAATTCTGGGAGACCAAATTACTGAGCTGCACAGAGCTTTAAGTCCAGGCCACACCTCACAGCAG GTTTTTCAGTTGAGGGCACTGTCTATGGGAATGGACCAGGCAGAATCAGATGCGCTAATGTTCCAGCAGGATCTGGCGTTACATGCTCGCCAATACCAGCAAGGATACAACAAACATATCCATGATAAGGCCTTCCGGAACAG GCCAACAAGGATTAGTAGATCCCCTGGGCCTCACCTGCCAGGCAGGAATTCCCCTGTCACTGCAGTCACTAGTATG cTGTCTCCATCTTTCACTCCAACCTCTGTGATTAAAAAGATGTACGAGTCAAAGGAGAAGAGTAAAGATGAGCCAATGAGTAGGCCGGGAAGCAAAGAAGACACGGCAAACTCACAGGAAG ACAGTCCTTCCCCTAACTCCTTCCTTGATGGTGTGGACAGTGGTGGGCCTCAAGCTGGTGGCATAAAAGCCTGTTCCACCCCTGTATCTGCCCAGAATCGCCACTCGAAAGAGGCTGAGCGAGCCAGGCCTAGCTCCACCACAGGGCATCACACTCCTGCTATGCTGTCCCCAGGGTCCTCCTCTTACCCCAGACCCATTTATCCAGTACCGATTTTGTCTCACGTTCCCTTGGTTAGGCCTCCACCACCACAACTGCATCCTGGTGTAGTACAGAGGATGATTGCCCATAGCATTCAGCCCCAGCAGCTTGGACCTGCACTCTTACAAACAG GAATTTTCCCCCAGACTGTAGATCTGGCTCAGCTGCAGGGTCTGCCTCCTGCTCTCTTGGGCCAGCCTCTGTATCCACTGGGCACTACAGGACACCCACTAATTCCCCCCAGAGCTGCTGGACCACACATGCAGTTAGCAGTCATGCAACAATTCCAACAGCAGCAGAGACCTA ATATACACATGGTACCCACTGGAACCCCACAGTCACAGAGccacagcacacacaggacAACCCACTCTCAGCGGCGAGCAGGGAGTCCACCTCTAGGCCTGGCTAAGTGGTTTGGCTCAGATGTGCTACAGCAACCCCTGCCCTCAATGCCTTCTAAAGTAATCAGTGTTGATGAATTGGAGTTCCGCCAGTGA